One Streptomyces sp. B21-105 genomic region harbors:
- the treS gene encoding maltose alpha-D-glucosyltransferase: MIVNEPVPDTFEDTPAKDRDPEWFKRAVFYEVLVRSFQDSNGDGIGDLKGITAKLDYLQWLGVDCLWLPPFFKSPLRDGGYDVSDYTAVLPEFGDLADFVEFVDAAHQRGMRVIIDFVMNHTSDQHPWFQESRNNPDGPYGDYYMWADDDKQYADARIIFVDTEVSNWTFDPVRKQYFFHRFFSHQPDLNYENPAVQEEMISALRFWLDLGIDGFRLDAVPYLYAEEGTNCENLPATHEFLKRVRKEVDAHYPDTVILAEANQWPEDVVDYFGDYTSGGDECHMAFHFPVMPRIFMAVRRESRHPVSEILAKTPAIPATCQWGIFLRNHDELTLEMVTDEERDYMYAEYAKDPRMRANIGIRRRLAPLLDNDRNQIELFTALLLSLPGSPILYYGDEIGMGDNIWLGDRDAVRTPMQWTPDRNAGFSSCDPGRLSLPTIMDPVYGYQVTNVEASMSSPSSLLHWTRRMIEIRKQNPAFGLGTYTELPSSNPAVLAFLREHDDDLVLCVHNFSRFAQPTELDLSRFHGRYPVELFGTVRFPPVGELPYLLTLAGHGFYWFRLRRDVV, encoded by the coding sequence ATGATCGTCAACGAGCCCGTTCCGGACACCTTCGAGGACACGCCCGCAAAGGACCGCGATCCCGAGTGGTTCAAACGCGCCGTGTTCTACGAGGTCCTCGTCCGCTCCTTCCAGGACAGCAACGGCGACGGCATCGGCGACCTCAAAGGCATCACCGCGAAACTCGACTACCTGCAATGGCTCGGAGTCGACTGCCTCTGGCTCCCGCCCTTCTTCAAATCACCCCTGCGTGACGGCGGATACGACGTCTCCGACTACACCGCCGTCCTTCCCGAATTCGGCGACCTCGCCGACTTCGTCGAATTCGTCGACGCCGCCCACCAACGCGGCATGCGCGTCATCATCGACTTCGTCATGAACCACACCAGCGACCAGCACCCGTGGTTCCAGGAATCCCGGAACAACCCCGACGGACCCTACGGCGACTACTACATGTGGGCCGACGACGACAAACAGTACGCCGACGCCCGCATCATCTTCGTCGACACCGAAGTCTCCAACTGGACCTTCGACCCCGTCCGCAAGCAGTACTTCTTCCACCGCTTCTTCTCCCACCAACCGGATCTCAACTACGAGAACCCGGCCGTGCAGGAGGAGATGATCTCCGCGCTCAGGTTCTGGCTGGACCTGGGCATCGACGGGTTCCGCCTGGACGCCGTGCCCTACCTCTACGCCGAGGAGGGCACCAACTGCGAGAACCTGCCGGCCACGCACGAGTTCCTGAAGCGGGTCCGCAAAGAGGTCGACGCGCACTACCCCGACACCGTGATCCTGGCCGAGGCCAACCAATGGCCCGAGGACGTCGTCGACTACTTCGGCGACTACACCTCCGGCGGCGACGAATGCCACATGGCATTCCACTTCCCCGTCATGCCCCGCATCTTCATGGCCGTCCGCCGCGAATCACGCCACCCCGTCTCCGAGATCCTCGCCAAGACCCCCGCCATCCCCGCCACCTGCCAATGGGGCATCTTCCTGCGCAACCACGACGAGCTCACCCTCGAAATGGTCACCGACGAAGAACGCGACTACATGTACGCCGAATACGCCAAAGACCCGCGTATGCGCGCCAACATCGGCATCCGCCGCCGCCTCGCACCCCTCCTCGACAACGACCGCAACCAGATCGAGCTCTTCACCGCACTCCTGCTCTCCCTGCCCGGCTCCCCGATCCTCTACTACGGCGACGAGATCGGCATGGGCGACAACATCTGGCTCGGCGACCGCGACGCCGTCCGCACCCCCATGCAGTGGACACCCGACCGCAACGCCGGCTTCTCCTCCTGCGACCCCGGCCGCCTCTCCCTGCCCACCATCATGGACCCCGTCTACGGCTACCAGGTCACCAACGTCGAGGCGTCCATGTCGTCGCCCTCCTCGCTCCTGCACTGGACCCGCCGCATGATCGAGATCCGCAAACAGAACCCCGCCTTCGGCCTCGGCACCTACACCGAACTCCCCTCCTCCAACCCCGCCGTCCTCGCCTTCCTGCGCGAACACGACGACGACCTCGTCCTGTGCGTCCACAACTTCTCCCGCTTCGCCCAACCCACCGAACTCGACCTCAGCCGCTTCCACGGCCGCTACCCCGTCGAACTCTTCGGCACAGTCCGCTTCCCGCCCGTCGGCGAACTCCCCTACCTGCTCACCCTCGCCGGCCACGGCTTCTACTGGTTCCGGCTCCGCAGGGACGTGGTCTGA
- a CDS encoding alpha-1,4-glucan--maltose-1-phosphate maltosyltransferase, translated as MPPGRTHAAAPRGEAGAATAVGRIPVLDVLPMVQQGRRPAKAVVGETFEVSATVFREGHDAVAANVVLRNPDGVPGPWTPMRELAPGTDRWGADVTPDATGRWTYTVEAWGDPVSTWRHHAGVKVPAGMDTESVLEEGARLYERAADGVPSGPERKAVLIAVDALRDESRPPVARLAAALTPEVDEVLARFPLRELVTAAEPLPLLVERERALYGAWYEFFPRSEGTPEQPHGTFRTAARRLPAIAAMGFDVVYLPPVHPIGATFRKGRNNTLDARPDDVGVPWAIGSPEGGHDAVHPALGTLEDFARFVGQARALGLEIALDFALQCSPDHPWVDKHPEWFHHRPDGTIAHAENPPKKYQDIYPVAFDADMKGLIAETVRVLRHWMGHGVRIFRVDNPHTKPVVFWERVIAEINGADPDVIFLAEAFTRPAMMHALAQIGFQQSYTYFTWRTTKDELTEYLTELSGQAASYMRPNFFANTPDILPAHLQHGGRPAFEARAVLAATLSPTWGVYSGYELCENTPLREGGEEYLDSEKYQLTSRDWEAAEREGRTIAPLITRLNTIRRANPALHRLRNLHFHHTDKEAVIAYSKTSSDSSGSNTVLVVVNLDPHHTQEATVSLDMPQLGLDWHESVPVRDELTGETYHWGRTNYVRLEPGTRPAHVFTVLRPSYPQSGGSPTS; from the coding sequence ATGCCCCCCGGTCGCACGCACGCCGCCGCCCCACGGGGCGAGGCCGGCGCGGCCACCGCCGTCGGGCGCATCCCCGTCCTCGACGTCCTTCCGATGGTCCAGCAGGGACGACGGCCCGCGAAGGCGGTCGTCGGCGAGACGTTCGAGGTCTCGGCGACCGTGTTCCGCGAAGGGCACGACGCCGTCGCCGCCAACGTCGTCCTGCGGAATCCGGACGGCGTCCCCGGGCCCTGGACGCCGATGCGCGAACTCGCCCCCGGCACCGACCGCTGGGGCGCGGACGTCACCCCGGACGCGACCGGCCGCTGGACGTACACCGTGGAGGCCTGGGGGGACCCGGTCTCCACGTGGCGGCACCACGCCGGTGTGAAGGTGCCCGCCGGGATGGACACGGAGTCGGTCCTCGAGGAGGGCGCCCGTCTGTACGAGCGGGCGGCGGACGGTGTGCCGAGCGGCCCGGAGCGCAAGGCGGTGCTGATCGCCGTCGACGCCCTGCGCGACGAGAGCCGTCCCCCCGTGGCCCGGCTGGCGGCGGCGTTGACGCCGGAGGTGGACGAGGTGCTGGCGCGGTTTCCGCTGCGGGAGCTGGTGACCGCAGCGGAGCCGCTGCCGCTGCTGGTGGAACGCGAACGCGCCCTGTACGGGGCCTGGTACGAGTTCTTCCCCCGTTCCGAGGGCACCCCCGAGCAGCCCCACGGCACGTTCCGCACCGCCGCCCGCCGGCTCCCAGCGATCGCCGCGATGGGCTTCGACGTCGTCTACCTCCCCCCCGTCCACCCCATCGGCGCCACCTTCCGCAAAGGCCGCAACAACACCCTCGACGCACGCCCCGACGACGTCGGCGTGCCCTGGGCGATCGGCTCCCCCGAAGGCGGCCACGACGCCGTCCACCCCGCACTGGGCACCCTGGAGGACTTCGCCCGGTTCGTCGGGCAGGCCCGCGCGCTCGGCCTGGAGATCGCCCTCGACTTCGCCCTGCAGTGCTCCCCCGACCACCCCTGGGTCGACAAGCACCCCGAGTGGTTCCACCACCGCCCCGACGGCACCATCGCCCACGCCGAGAACCCGCCGAAGAAGTACCAGGACATCTACCCCGTCGCCTTCGACGCCGACATGAAGGGCCTGATCGCCGAGACCGTGCGGGTGCTGCGGCACTGGATGGGCCACGGCGTGCGGATCTTCCGCGTCGACAACCCCCACACCAAACCCGTGGTGTTCTGGGAACGCGTCATCGCCGAGATCAACGGCGCCGACCCCGACGTGATCTTCCTGGCCGAGGCGTTCACCCGGCCCGCGATGATGCACGCCCTCGCCCAGATCGGCTTCCAGCAGTCCTACACGTACTTCACCTGGCGTACCACCAAGGACGAGCTGACCGAGTACCTCACCGAGCTGTCGGGGCAGGCCGCCTCGTACATGCGGCCCAACTTCTTCGCCAACACCCCCGACATCCTGCCCGCCCACCTCCAGCACGGCGGCCGGCCCGCCTTCGAGGCCCGCGCCGTCCTGGCCGCCACCCTCTCCCCCACCTGGGGCGTGTACAGCGGCTACGAACTCTGCGAGAACACCCCCCTGCGCGAGGGCGGCGAGGAATACCTCGACTCCGAGAAGTACCAGCTCACCTCCCGCGACTGGGAGGCAGCCGAACGCGAGGGCCGCACCATCGCCCCCCTCATCACCCGCCTCAACACCATCCGACGCGCCAACCCCGCCCTCCACCGACTGCGCAACCTGCACTTTCACCACACCGACAAGGAAGCGGTGATCGCCTACTCGAAGACCAGCTCGGACAGCAGCGGATCGAACACGGTTCTGGTGGTCGTCAACCTCGACCCCCACCACACCCAGGAGGCCACGGTCTCGTTGGACATGCCGCAACTCGGCCTGGACTGGCACGAGTCGGTGCCGGTGCGCGACGAGCTCACCGGCGAGACCTACCACTGGGGCAGGACCAACTACGTGCGCCTCGAACCGGGCACCCGGCCCGCGCACGTGTTCACCGTCCTGCGACCGTCCTACCCGCAGAGCGGAGGGTCACCCACATCATGA